The genomic stretch AGAATCAATAGCCATCGCATTTTTGGAAACGCGATCAATAATGGGAAATGTAGAGAGGTCGACCTTAAAGCGTTGGGCGTTGTAGACCTGGGGCACGAGGAAAAGGTCTGCGGCGGTGATTGTACCTCCAAAGCAGTGGGATCCGGCATGATCCCTTAACATGGCCTCAATACCTTCAAAGCCGCGGAAGATCCAATCGGCACACCAGGTTTGTATGTCCGCTTCTGACGCCGCAAAACGGGACTTCAATTCCTGCAATACGCTGAGGTTCTGAATGGGCTGGATGCCACTGTTAATGATTTCGCAGAACTGAGTGACCAGTGCCCTCTTCTGCTTGTCCTTAGGAAAGAGCTGGGGAGAGGGCTTAAACTGATCCAGGTACTCAATGATGGCCATGGATTGGGAGAGTGTGAAGGGGCCATGAACGAGAGTGGGCACCTCTCTTTTGGGATTGATGGTCCTATAGGCCGGAAGGTGCTGCTCACCGCCTTCGTTTACCAGGTGCAGGGGAATGTACTCATAGACAATCCCTTTGAGATTTAAAGCGATGCGCACTCGATAGGAACAGGAACTTCGATAATAGCTGTAGAGTTTAAAATCGCCCAATGTGGCCTCCCTTAGAGACCCTAGGCTAGCCCAAGGCCAGCCCCATCGGCAAGTTGCGCAAGGCAATAGGGGGCTGAAAAATTCGCCAATTCCTGCGGCGGACCGTGCTCTTTCAGGGGACCTTTTGTATAAATGGAGATTCAGAAGAGAGGATCGATTATGAAATTGGCGAGTCTCAAGAGTGCGAAGTCCCGTGATGGAGAATTGATTGTTGTCAGCAGGGATAACAAGATGGCCGTAAAGGCCGACAGCGTGGCTCCAAGCCTCCGGGAGGCCATTGAGAAATGGAGTGAGGCCAAGCCCAAGCTTGAGGCTCTTTACCAGGCTCTGAACTCCGGGGACGCCAATGGCGCATTTGAGATTAAGGAAGAAGACCTTCACTCAGCTATGCCAAGGGCCTTTCAGTGGGCCGATGGCTCGGCGTTTATTCATCATGTGAAGCTGGTGCGCAAGGCGAGAAATGCCCCCCTTCCAGAGACTCTTTTGACCACGCCACTCATGTATCAGGGGGGGGGCGATTCATTTTTGGCGCCCAGAGAGGACATCCCTCAGGTGGATTTTGGTCATGGGACTGACTTTGAGGGAGAGGTTGCCGTCGTCGTTGGTGACGTGCCGATGGGGATTACTCCGGAAAAGGCTTTGGACCACATTATTCTGTTTGTGACTGTAAATGACGTCTCCCTGCGCGGCCTCATTCCTGAAGAGCTCGCTCAAGGGTTTGGATTTTTTCAAAGTAAGCCCTCATCGGCTCTTTCACCATTTGCTGTTACAGCGGATGAATTGGGAGATGCCTGGAAGGAAGGGCGCATTCATTTGCCCCTGCTAGTGGAATACAATGGTGAGTTTTTTGGCAATGCCGATGCTGGACAGATGCACTTTCACTTTGGAGATCTCATTGCCCACGCCGCCCGAACAAGAGATTTGGCTGCGGGAACCGTAATCGGTAGTGGAACGGTTTCCAATGAGGATATGGCTCGCGGGTCCAGCTGTCTGGCAGAAAAGAGGATGCTTGAGAAAATTCACGAAGGGACCATCAAAACTCCCTTTATGAAAGAGGGAGACACTATCCGTATCGAGATGAAGGACAAAAATGGAAATAACATTTTTGGAACCATCTTCCAGAAAGTCGTAAAGCGAGAAATATAGAACGCCGCTCTTTTGACTACTTAGAAAGAAATAGCATCAGACTGGTAACGAACACCAGGGTCCGTCCGGGGACGGCAATGCGGTCTATGAGCTTCATCTTGGAGCGAACTTCTTCCTGGCCCTTAAGAAGCTTTATGCCGTTGCTGATGGCCATGGCGTAGGCGACCACCGTTATTAGCGCCAACACAATATGCACAATGAGCAAGGGCGGCATCCTTCGGTCTACGCTGTCGAGTGCCTCGCGGAAAATAGTCAAATAGAGAAGCAGAAGAAAGTCTCCCAGAATCACGGCAATCATGACCTTGCCATGCTTAACTTTGTCTTTGTGGGCCAGGGTTCGTCCGTAAAAGAAGAGAAGCAAAATTAAGAAATTGATGCTGTTGACGACCATTTTTCTATTCAACTCCCAGCTAAGAAGCCGGCAGTATGAAGGCCCTTTTTGTCTAGGTCAACAGGCCATGACCGGGAAATCCCAGCTTATTGTGCCGCTTCCGGTTCAGGAGTCGGATTGCTTGGTTGGGTGGGGCAGGCTGGTCGATTTAGGCCCTCTGGTCGCGACAGGTACTCTCTCACTAAGAGGTACGTCTGAATCGGCACCCGGAGCACTGATGATCGGGCGGCGTCTTTCTTAATTCGACCTAAAGACTCCTTCAGTTTTTCTGGCAGAGTCAGTACGGCTTCCCAGCGCTTTATCAACTGTAGAGTTACAGTTAGCTCAGTGGGAACCTGGGAATCGCCCCAGCTCAATACGCTACGGATACGTGAAAAATATTGATCTTCGCGGTTACAGAAGTCACCTATTGTCTGAGGAGCCTCGGTCAAAACGCTTAGGCTATTGGCCCCTTCAAGTTTTACCGTGTAGCGAATACTTTTCTCCGCATTTTCGTAAACAATAAAATCACGACCCGCCTTTGAAACTCGATACGTGTCGTATTGTTGAGTCGTCCCTGGCAAAAGGGGGCTGGTGTTTCGGTCGCCATTTTCACGGACATCCTGATTGGCGATCTGTACTGATTGGCAGCCGTCCTGGGTGCTGGGAAAGCGAATCCAGTTGCTGTCTAAGTCTTTGGTGAAGGACACCTCGTAATCTAGACCTTCCTCCTTGAGTTGGGTGTACTTGGCCGGTTCATAATCGATATCTTGATACTCGCCAGTCAAAAAACGAGATTCCTTCGCAAACAACGACATGTCTTCAACGTGCATTTGCGCAAGCCAGGTCTTTTTGTCTCTCAGTTCCTGAAGAAGGGCCGGAAGATCCAAGCAGGGTGACTCTTTAGTGCCTTTGGTTGGTACTTTGGTGAGCCCCAGGTTCTTAACTTGGGTTTGACGCTTGCCAATCTTGGTTTTGTTGCTCTTGCCCTGACACCCGCTAACGAGGATGCAGAGAAGGGTGACACTGAGAACCGTCAAACGTGACCCGACCACGATCATTCTGGACTCCTAAGGAGAAGGTTGTGCCTCTGGATACAGCAACTGATGTGCCAGAAAATCTACTGGTTTTCAACATTTAGGTGGCCTCTGGGGGCTGGGAGGTGCCAAAAAAGGGGGAAGAATTACAGGCCTGGGCCCGAATCTGTCACCAGGGTCAGATTAGCCCTTCATGAGCCATTGCTTGAGGATGTTGGGCGTGCTGACGGCCTCAATTCGCACCTGGCTTTTGGTGCGCTGAATACGGCTGCAAAGAATGGTCAAGGCGTGGCCATTGTTCATGATGATCGCCTGGAACTGCAGGGGAACCCAGTCGGGAAGGGAGTCTCGGATTCTCATACCCTTTAGGGAAATATCGGAGGTGTGGGAGACAAATTGATTCCTGCCGATGCGCACCTCCACCACCCAATCCTTCTTGAATCGGCGGGCCCGTCGCCGGTCACGCTGGGGGCGATCGTCCAATTCGAGCTCAAGCTCGTCATTGCTATCCTCAGCGTCAACGCCCTCATCCAGTCCCATGTTAGACTCATCGAAGTAGTCGGCAAAGGTTCGTTCCTGGTGGCGCTGGACGGTGTCTGCAAATAGGGGCTTCTCGTCCGGGCGCTGCATGGGAAATGAACCAGTCGCCTCATAGACGTGCTGTAGAGTCGCCAGAGTCTGTTCAAGCTCAGGAAAGGTATGAAGGGGCTGCCAATCCTTTGCCCCGGGTCTCCATGCAACCCAATCCCCAATTCGAGCCGGAGGAATGGTGGGGATGACGATGAGGAGGTGGCTGAGGGGGAGGTCATCAATTCGATGCCTCTCAACCAGGTTGTAAAGACTCCAAAGGGAGCTCATGCGAGGCATTTCCCCTCCTCTAAAGTGTTGATCCCCACTACTCATCAATATATGGGAAAAGGAGACTCCTGGTCAAATATGTGGAGGGAGGACCCAAGAGTGATTCAAGTTGAGAATCTCAGCAAAACCTTTCGAATTCACCAGAAGGCCCCTGGCCTGAAAGGGAGCATGAAGTCCCTTTTTGTTCGTCAATGGCAAGACAAGGAGGCCCTAAAGGGGGTCTCTTTGCAGGTGCATGAAGGCGAAATTTTGGGTCTGGTCGGCGCGAATGGTGCGGGCAAAACCACCTTGGTTAAGATTCTAGCGGGCATCGTTCACCCCACCTCTGGTCGAGTCGAAATCGATGGATATGTCCCATGGGAACG from Pseudobdellovibrionaceae bacterium encodes the following:
- a CDS encoding fumarylacetoacetate hydrolase family protein, yielding MKLASLKSAKSRDGELIVVSRDNKMAVKADSVAPSLREAIEKWSEAKPKLEALYQALNSGDANGAFEIKEEDLHSAMPRAFQWADGSAFIHHVKLVRKARNAPLPETLLTTPLMYQGGGDSFLAPREDIPQVDFGHGTDFEGEVAVVVGDVPMGITPEKALDHIILFVTVNDVSLRGLIPEELAQGFGFFQSKPSSALSPFAVTADELGDAWKEGRIHLPLLVEYNGEFFGNADAGQMHFHFGDLIAHAARTRDLAAGTVIGSGTVSNEDMARGSSCLAEKRMLEKIHEGTIKTPFMKEGDTIRIEMKDKNGNNIFGTIFQKVVKREI
- the maiA gene encoding maleylacetoacetate isomerase codes for the protein MGDFKLYSYYRSSCSYRVRIALNLKGIVYEYIPLHLVNEGGEQHLPAYRTINPKREVPTLVHGPFTLSQSMAIIEYLDQFKPSPQLFPKDKQKRALVTQFCEIINSGIQPIQNLSVLQELKSRFAASEADIQTWCADWIFRGFEGIEAMLRDHAGSHCFGGTITAADLFLVPQVYNAQRFKVDLSTFPIIDRVSKNAMAIDSFQLAEPSRQIDAPRT
- a CDS encoding PilZ domain-containing protein, with product MPRMSSLWSLYNLVERHRIDDLPLSHLLIVIPTIPPARIGDWVAWRPGAKDWQPLHTFPELEQTLATLQHVYEATGSFPMQRPDEKPLFADTVQRHQERTFADYFDESNMGLDEGVDAEDSNDELELELDDRPQRDRRRARRFKKDWVVEVRIGRNQFVSHTSDISLKGMRIRDSLPDWVPLQFQAIIMNNGHALTILCSRIQRTKSQVRIEAVSTPNILKQWLMKG